From Synergistaceae bacterium:
GAAGAAAGTGTTCGAGCGGAACAAATACGAAGACCTCATGTACTGGCCCGGAGTCATTTCTCTTCCGGAACTCGAAGAGGAGGCCATCGGGGATGAAGTCCTGTACGACGAGAGTTCGATAGAGTACGAGGTCTACCTCGATGAATGGTGGGAGGATTTCGTATCCGCCTTTTATCTTTAGGCGTCGAAATATCGATGTCTTATCTTCTTTCTTGTGCTATAATCCTTACAGTCGGATTTTTCGCTGTCCTTTCAAAGAGTGGGGCCTCCCACTCTTTGTTTTTTAAGATGTGAAAAGCGGGGCGATGATGGTGGTATACAGCGACAGGAGCTCTTTCCTTCCTCTGCGCGATATTGTGGAAAAACTGGGTTACGAGTGCGTCGGCATCGAGCTGGTCAATGACGGGGGCGCGGCGTTTTTAAGGGTGTATATAGATACCCTGGGCGGCGTTCAGGTTAAGGACTGCGAGCTGGTCTCCAGGTCGTTGAGCTCGTTTTTGGACCAGAACAGCGAGCTTGTGCCCGGAAAATACTTCCTCGAGGTGAGCTCGCCCGGAATAGAGCGTCCGCTTTTCAACATAGAGGACTACAGGCGCTTCGCTGGCAGGAAGGTGAGGCTGAAGATGCGCCCCTCGGTCCGGGGAAGAAAAGTCCTGCGGGGTGTCATTCTCTCGGCGGAGAACGACAAGGTCGAGATCATGCCTGAATCGGATCAAGAGGGAGAAGGGACGCCCACCGGCATTCCCTTAGGAGACATTTCCCGGGGAAACCTTGTTTACGAGGATGACAAGAGCAAAAGGAGGAGTTCATAAAATGCAGCTTGGTCGCGACTTCGCTCGCGCTCTTGCGCAGATAGTCAAGGAGCGGGGTCTTTCTCAGGAGATAATTGAAGCAAGCCTTGAGGCCGCTTTGATTTCCGCATATAAAAAGTACCAGAGCGGGAGCCAGGATGTCGAGGTGCATATCGACTCCGAAAGCGGAGAGATCTCTATCTGCGAGGTGAGGCAGGTGGTGGAGGAGATCACCGCTCCCGACTCGCAGATATCGCTTGAAGAGGCTCAGTCCAAGGGTTTCCTCGACGTCACGGAGGGCGACTACGTACGGATAGAGCGCAATCCGGAGAATTTCGGCCGCATAGCGGCGCAGACCGCTCGGCAGGTGATAATACAGAGGCTCAAGGACGCGGAGCGCCAGATAATCTTCGAGGAGTTCTCCGACAGGGTGGGAGACCTGGTCACGGGAGTGGTCTTCAAGTCTGAGAACGACCAGGTCCTGATAAGGTTGAACGATAGGACGGAGGCCATTCTGCCCAGGGAGGAAAGGATCGTCGGCGAGGAATATATACCGGGCGACAGGATAAAATTCTACCTCCTGGACGTCAGGCAGACGACCAGGGGGCCGAGGATCGTGGTCTCGAGAACGCACCCGGGGCTGCTACGCAAGCTGCTTGAACTGGAAGTGCCCGAGATACACGATGGGGTCATAGATATAAAGAATATCGTCCGCGAAGCCGGCACAAGGGCGAAGGTCGCGGTTCAGACTCTCGATATGAATGTCGACCCGGTGGGCGCGTGCGTCGGAAACAACGGGGTCAGGATCAAGTCGATAAGCAGGGAGCTCAACGGGGAGAAGGTCGATATCATAGTATGGAACAGCGACCCCCTGCAGTACGTGCGCAACTCCCTTTCACCGGCCAAGGTGGTTAAGATCGAGCCGATTCTCGAACAGGAAAAGGCCGTTACTGTGTACGCCCGTCCTGAACAGCTCTCGCTCGCCATAGGAAAGGCCGGCCAGAACGTCCGCCTTGCGGCCCGGCTGACGGGATGGAAG
This genomic window contains:
- the nusA gene encoding transcription termination/antitermination protein NusA yields the protein MQLGRDFARALAQIVKERGLSQEIIEASLEAALISAYKKYQSGSQDVEVHIDSESGEISICEVRQVVEEITAPDSQISLEEAQSKGFLDVTEGDYVRIERNPENFGRIAAQTARQVIIQRLKDAERQIIFEEFSDRVGDLVTGVVFKSENDQVLIRLNDRTEAILPREERIVGEEYIPGDRIKFYLLDVRQTTRGPRIVVSRTHPGLLRKLLELEVPEIHDGVIDIKNIVREAGTRAKVAVQTLDMNVDPVGACVGNNGVRIKSISRELNGEKVDIIVWNSDPLQYVRNSLSPAKVVKIEPILEQEKAVTVYARPEQLSLAIGKAGQNVRLAARLTGWKIDIVALEPERMPTLHDIFQDIIEEEGSK
- a CDS encoding ribosome maturation factor RimP, whose translation is MKSGAMMVVYSDRSSFLPLRDIVEKLGYECVGIELVNDGGAAFLRVYIDTLGGVQVKDCELVSRSLSSFLDQNSELVPGKYFLEVSSPGIERPLFNIEDYRRFAGRKVRLKMRPSVRGRKVLRGVILSAENDKVEIMPESDQEGEGTPTGIPLGDISRGNLVYEDDKSKRRSS